A stretch of DNA from Coccidioides posadasii str. Silveira chromosome 1, complete sequence:
ATCTCCAGTCGATGCCACCCCGGCCATAGAGTGATAAACGGAGAGAAACGAGATTTTCACCAGTTGAGATCTTACACTGCTTTGGAGTAAGGTGCCGACTCTCAATTCCCTTTACCAGCTGACAAGCATAAATGCATCCTCGTACCGGGCATATCCGGCTTCGGTCGCACTGCGCCTGTTGGTCTGGCCAAACAaaccccaaaaaaaaaaaaaaaaaaaaaaaaaaaaaaaaaagagggagagagagagaagagttCTCTGTCGAAAGAGATGAAGAATAAAGACTGTCGATAGTCCACAGCACACACCGATGATTTGGCAACCCAGCATCAAACTGCACCCAGCCGCGGCTGAACCTTAACACAACGAAGTTGCTGCCCCACTGCAAAAGTCATCGCCGCTCATGTTCGACGATGTGACTGCGATGACAGCAAGGCTGCTCAAACTGGATTGACAACCCTACAATTGTAAGAACTATCATCATGACCATATCTCTGTTCAAATGGAGGACAGTTGAATGTGTAGCTACATCTCCCATTTGCGAGAATTGTGTTTTTGCTTTGTTTGCCGCGCTTTTGGATGGCATACAAATCCTGACATACAAATCCTTAGCTGATATCACCCACCCGGGCTCTCCACCTTGAGCGCCGGTGTATATCTTCACTGGGCGCTGGCCTATCTCGAATTCCATCCATGTCAATTGCCATGGATCCTGTCTGAATAATGAGTCAGAGGTCGAGGGGTATCGTGCACCGCAAAGTCCTTCAGGCCCTACAATCAGTCAAGGCGGCTGGCTTGTGAGGAGTATAACCTCTGCATGCCATACATCTGTGGAGTCTTGAATTTTGAGATCATGAAAGAAATGGCAGCGTTGGCTTATGAACTCATTTCTGATCAGGATTATAAGCAGAACGACTGGGGGTAGGGTCCGTCGGGTTGAGCGTAATTAAATGACCCGCGCCAGCTGCAGCTTGGTCTCTCGCACACGTTGACATCAGTCGAGTTTGCTAGCGCACCCGTTGGGCATTGCGGTCTTTTCCCCGGTTTTCTGCCaagctaactaactaacaaGTCAATCCTCCGCAAAGCTAGTTACATAACTAGTAAGTTAAGTTACGGAGGAACCCAAGCATGACATGCAGCGCACACGGATGGCATGAACTCCTTGACGAATTATATTGTTCTCCTGAAAGAACAACTATTTCCCCTCACTAATGAGTTATCTACGCCAGACTAAAGCTAagaggagagagaaggggaaaaaaaaaaaaaaaaaaaaaaaaaaaaaaaagaaaaaagaaaaaaggacgAAGAAAGCCACCCACCCTTGTATCCTGGTTAGCTTGAATGTAACACTGTTTTGGAGAATTGTTTTCTGAGCTCAGACGTGATGTTATCGGCACCTTGTTTTGATCGCCCTCGAACGAGGCCTTGGTATAATTCGACCTATTATTATCGCTTGCTTACGGAGGGCTATTCTTATCTTCACATGAGCATGGGATTCCTCGAGTGGGTGGCAGACACTTCGATTCTCTTCAGCCATCCATGTGGATTGTCACATCATCTTGTGATGCTCAACAAAACGTACGCCACAAATCTCATTGTCCTTCACCCGGCTTTTTTTATGCCTCGACTTCATTTCCTTGATTTGCAAACGAGGTTAAGGCTGGAGACATTTACTCTTAAATTTACCTCTAGAGACCGTTGAGGCCATCTTTAGCTTGAGCCGCATCTTTGTGGTGAGTTACTTTATGCTTTGCCTGTTCGCTTTCGGTTCACTCCGCATTGGCTGGTTCTCCCTTCTTCAATTTCGCTGGTTGCATTACTTGCATCACTTGCCCATCCATATGTTGCCTAATATTCTGTTCCAAGCATGTGCGGTAATTTAAGGTTGAAAAAGTTCTTCTGTCATTAGACCTCCACCGGAGGCCATTCAGCATATCCCATCAAGGATAGCAGAACTCCAGGCACCCGCATCTTCTCCTTATCgttctattttattttacttttatttttttctggATGAAATTCCAGCAGACTGGAACACGCTTTTTGGTCGCTGCTGTTCTCAGGCAACTTGGTCAATTCATTTCAACAGTATTTCAAGACAGTTTCCATCCATCGATTTTGATGTTGATAATATTCCCCAGGCCCATGAGCGAGGTCTCCAAGAGCTCTCTAGGGCGCTTTGACCTTTACAGACTCTGGCCGCTCAGCAGGGTGTGGAAAAAAAGCCTTGTAAAATGGCGCCCCTCTCCGCCGCTGTTGTGAGTATTGCTCTGGGAGCGGCCGGGCTTGTGTCCGCGCAAATCTTCCCAGATATTGTCAACGTCACTATGTGTAACTGGAATCACTTCCGAGGTACGTGATGCAACTCCTTACTAAGTTTGATGCTGAGTTTTCCTTCCAGTGGGTGTTATTCGGGACACGGTATATTTAGATGGAGGTATTCTTTGGTGGGCGCCGTATGTATTTCAAAAATTTGCGCGGGCCCTCGTTCGGGATGCTGATATGTGATGCCACTCAGAGGACGTGAAGATGGCAGCTACGGCGCCTTGGAAAGAGATAGTATGTTTATATTTTCCTGACCACCAGTCTAGCAACATAGTTTGAACGCCAATCTGAGCTTGAATTAGAGAATGTCGACGGCGACGTCTTTACTCTCTCCCTTTCAACACCATTCGATACTACACGCACGAATTTAACCTCTCTGTTTGGTCGTCTCAAACCTTTCCCGGGTGCGGGTAGTAGTCTTGCGCGAAATTACATGGATGGTGCCATGTTTGCAAGTGAGAACGAATTTATACTATACGGGTATGTTTGCATCGAAATCATCATTGGTGCTACTTCTGACTGCCCCAGCGGCCTTGTTTCCCGAACAAACCCCAATCCCCTTCCATATTCAGATCAGATTCTCTCTTACGAACGGTATTTCTGGGGCCGCGAAGGTGTCACAACTTGGAGGCAAGGCTTTGTTGACTCGCGCACTAATAACGATGTAACTCGATATATTACTCACGGGGCCAGTGTGTCCGTCCCCAGTGAAAACCGAGGCTATTACTTCAGCGGACTGCGCGGGGAAGATTGGGGGGAGATCTCGATCCCAAGCCCTAAGCCAGACAGGGCGGCGAATACCCTTATTTCAGTTGATATGACTGAATGGAGGGGCGAACAGTGGACTAATAATACCAAGTTCAATGTCACTCCCAGGGGAAAGGCAGAGCTTTCGTGGATTCCAGTGTCCGACGCCGGAGTGCTAATAGCTGTTGGTGGCGTTCCATACCCCGAAACCTCTCTCAGAACCCCTGTACCAACTCAAGATCAGCAAAGGTCCAATGTGAGCGTGCAATCGTCCTTACCATTTGATTGTACTTCGAGTAACATTTAATTTCTACTTAGAAAGTTATGGGTGAGAGCTTCATGAAAACCGTGCCAGTATATGACATCGATTCTGGTAATTGGTCAGTCCCCTATCGCCCTCTCGTGTGCagagatataatattatagCTGACTATACTAGGTACACGCAAAACACTACTGGTAACCATCCTCCTGCGCGTAGTGACTTTTGCTCTGTCGTAGCTTCTGCAAAAGATGGGAGCTCACACAATATTTATATCTACGGTGGCTATGGTGGCAGCCATCGAAATGAAACGTCATCCGACGACGTATATATTCTTTCCGTGCCATCTTTCGAATGGATAAAGGCGCCCCAGGGGCGAAGTCAACACGGAAGGCGGGGCCATCAATGCGTTAAACCCTACCCTGATAAGATGCTCGTCATTGGTGGGATATTTAAAGATTCGAGTACATGCTTGGACGGGGGTCTTATTCAGGTCCTCAACCTTAACTCTGTCGAGTTCCAAAACTTCTATGACCCTGAGGATTGGGAGGAGTACAAAGTTCCAGAAATCGTGACGAGTATAATAGGTGGAAAGTAAGTTATTCAAGGCATCAGCCAATCCGATGCAGCCTTCCCTCGTTTCTCATTGCTAACCAAAGCGATAGTGCTGATGGTGATGCCACAATGACAGAACCTCGGTTAGGGTGGGAGGATGAGGAACTTGGTACCATTTTTAGAAAGAAATATCCCAAGCCAATCAAAACGTATTATCCTTATCGTGCAACAGGAGGCCCTACCGAAACTCCCGGTGCAGCTCCGTCTGGAGGTGGTGGCCTCCCGAAGTGGGTTGGCCCGGTACTTGGTGTGGTTCTCGGACTCATCTTGATCACCGGTTTAGTGGTTGCTTGGCTTCTCTGGCGTCGCCGGAAGGATAGGCGATACGCTTCAAGTGTCGGTGCTACGAGTGATAACAGGAAGAGAATTATGCGATGGATCTACGGAACAGGCGCGCCGCCAGGCAAGAACATCGATGCGACCACGACGACGGCGACCGATCCAGGGTTGCCTCCCGAGAAACATTTGTCAGCCCAATATTCGGAAGCTGGCAATGAATCTGTACTCACACCTCATTCGAGATCTGCCATTGTATATTCCGATCTCAATGAAGCGGCAAGCTCTCCAGTACATGAACTACAAGATAATTCCAATCCAGCGCTAGGTTTGTTCACTTCCCTATTGAATATAGAACGTCGGTGACCTAACTACCACTTATCTAGGGGCCACAGTCATCGCACCCTTGGAACTCCCTACCGAATATAATGAATCCCCAATCTCCTCACGACCTCGATTCCCTAGCGACGCAGAGAGCTTTCTTAGCCCCGTTTCTCCAGAGCCAGGTCCCGTTTCTCCACCAGTCAGTCCGCCTCCTGAAACTACTCCCAGGCAACCAACACATAACCGGCACAATTCATCCCTATCAAGTACAGGTTTCCAGGCAACATTGAATAACACTATGACGAGTGACAATAATAATCATGCTAgagttattaatgaagaagacgaTATGCGGCGAGGCCATTTTGTGTCAGGCATCACAGAAGATTTCTCATCTGACTCTGAGTCACGCCATGAAGGGGAGCCGGAGTTCAAAACATGGTGATGAGGACGTCTCATCTGACATTCAAATCTGTGTTTCATCCCCGCCCCCCCACAAACTGTTTTAATGACATATTGACCCCATTCATTTCCACTTTGATTCCACTTTGAATTCTTGATATCTGTTTCCTTGTATGATTTGACGATGTTCCTGTGACCATGTTCACATATTCAACGATTGTTATGATATTACAATGTAGTCATTTTGACTCGCATTATGACCAAGAATGATATAAAAATTGTTCTGCGCCTGAGGCTGGGCAGCCTGCTCTCAATTATTGGCGATGTATCAACAGCAGAAGGTTCACTACAAACCTTACAAGAGAAGCTAAATATGCACATGGATATGATCGTGGCTACTTTATTGCAGCTGTTTCTCCAACTGTCATACAAATGTTTACTACTGCTTAATTTGGCATACCAATATTCATATTATCACAATGGGACGGTTCTGGGTTGTCATTTCAGTAGTTAGAATAAAACAAGCCATCCTAAAGGTTAAATGAGTCAAGTTTCAAACCAGGACACAATGTTACGCACGGACACACGCTGTCTACATTCTTGCGAGAAGAGGTCCCTGTAAGTCATTCCCTTTCCCACCAACACGAGCCCATTCGCTGTTATGCCTGCTGCTCAAGACTTTCTTCACCTGCGCAACAGTGACCTGCTTCGCTTCGATCGCAGGGTTGTATCCCAGCCCAGATGCCTCGGCAATTTCCGTATTGGGTCGAAGATCATTTTGCTTGCCGTCGGCGCGCTTGTAGACGGTGACCACCGCGGCGCCGCCGAGGCCAAGGTTATGCTGCAAAGCCACCGTAGTTTGGGGGGCAAGGCGGTTATTTGCCCACCCACGCAGCTGCCACACCAGCTCAGTACACTGTGCCAGTCCCGTAGCGCCTAATGGGTGACCTTTTGAAATCAGGCCGCCAGAAGGGTTAACCAGGACTTTCCCGCCATGCGTGATATTTCCCTCGCGAACAAATTTCCCCGCTTTGCCGGGCTCGCAGAGACCCAAGGCGTCGATGGTAATCAGCTCGTTTGCGGCGAAGCAGTCATGGAGCTCACACACTCCGACTTGGGAGACGGAGACGTTAGCCTGGACAAGAGCTTCGCGGCAAGCACGCTTGGACATCTGATAGCCAACGAGATCCATAGAAGAGGTCCCGTAAGTATCGGATTGATCACTAACAAGATTAGTCTAAGCTCCTGAGAATGTAGTTCACAAGCCGACTCACGTAACGATTGACTGGCCAACGATCTCTACAGCCTTGCTTTTCAGCTCGGGGTGTTTGTCCAACCAGGCTTCAGATACCACGACGGCCGCGGCAGCGCCGTCTGATGTTGGACAACTATTTATCAGAGAGGAATTAATTTCTTTAATCTTTAActgcccaaaaaaaaaaaaaaaaaaaaaaaaaaaggaagaagcaagaaagaaagaaagaaagaaagaaaggacaAAGATTGCTGACCATTGCAGTTTCGTGACCGGGCCATACATAGATGGGCTACTTTTGATCTGGTCTAGAGAGTAAACGGTACGGAACTGACTGTAAGGGTTCTGAGCACTATGAGCATGGTTGATGCGGGCAATCTCGTTGAGATCGTCAGGAACGGCGTCGTATCTATACCAGGGCCGGGGGAGAGGTTTTTCTGTCTTAGCGCacaaagattttttttttcttgagcAGACATTAGGGGGTTCATGCATACTTCTCGATGTACTCTAAGCCCGCATTACCGAAGAGACTCATATTTCCCGGCTCACTGTTGGGGTTCAGAGCAAACATCTTCTCGGCCAGGAGACCTTGGGGAATGGCACGATCCAAAAAGGCCTTCTTGATACGACCGGCCTGCATCTTCTCGAAACCGATGACGAGGGCAACATCAGCGGCTCCAAGGCTAAGAGACTGACGAGCGAGGTACAGGCCGGACGAGCCGGTGGCGCAAGCGTTGTTCACGTTGAAAATAGGGATTCCGGTCATGCCTGTCTTCCAAGTCAGTCAAGGGTGGCTGCAGTCTGCTGCGGTCCTACCGAACTGGTAGAACACCCGCTGCCCGGAGGTCGAGTCTCCAAAGGCGTAGCAGGCGTAACCTTGCTGCACCTGGTCGTACGTGATGCCGGCATCGAGGAGAGCCTTTGTGCCGGCTTCCAGGCCCAGGGGAGGGTAGTCTCTGGCGGGATTTGGCTTCAAGAATGGGGTCATGCCGACGCCCACGACATAGACGCGGCTGCGATTCGTCCCGGCTGGCATGATCGAGTTTTAATGCTAGGGTATGTGCAGTTACAGAAAGAGGAGGGTTTGAAGGGCAGCAGTGTTTCGATGAGAAGTTTAGAGCAATCAAACTGGACCTCTCCCGCTGACTGGCTCGCTGGAggtaaaaaaaataaaataaaaataaaaacaaaaaaaataaagtattTATATGATGTAGTTCCGTGCTGCTGCTCAAGGATGCAGACAACAAACGAGGCCGGAGAGCCAACTACATAACATGGAATAAGGCATCCCCGGGAAGTGGAAAGATAGTAACGGCACGGTTATCTGCGTGATGAGGGCAAAAATCCCGAGAACCGGCACTAAGGGGAGATAATCTGAACGACTGGGTCACCAGTCATGTAGTTACGCCAGCATAAGGCCGATGGACTCTGGGTTTCCAAACGGTGGACGCCCCCCATCGGCCCGAGGTGATGCGCTGGCCGCGAGGTCGAGCTAACCAACCATGGAGTAGTTAACTAGGTAACAAACTACGAGGACAGGGACACGGTTTTTATAGTGCAAGTGACAAGTTATCAGGCAGGTTGGTTGACGCGAGACTGGTTGAGTCAGAGGGAGCTtgacaagaaagaaagattgATCCCTGGCACTGAGTATAACCCGCGAAAGGCCCGATTCCAGCATTCCATCTCAGCTGGCGAAggtttcctcttcttcgctCGCCGGGGTCAAAGCTGTGGACGGCGTGCTCGGCCTGTTTGCTTGTTTTGCAttagttactccgtacttatATTTTGTTCCCGGGGAAAAAGACAACCCTTGGAGTGCCTCGTGGCAGGGTTTCAGGGGGAATATATCAAGACAAGATGTCATCTAGAGATAAATTGAACTCAACCAGCCCAGGCGGATTGGCCTTTTattcatttatttatttatttttccttttttttttttttggcctgagtactccgtactctgtacggagtagtctaTATGTATTAACAGGAGGGTGTTAGGGGAGAGTTAGGTGAACCCACCACCTACCCCATAGTTATGTACTCCGGGTAGAAACTAACTATTGGCCTAACtagttaagttagttaactaatgAAGAAGAGGCCTGTGCTGAGTCATCTGCACTGTGCAGTGGGGAACCTCGGCTGAACGCGCTGAAGCAGCTGATAGAATCAACGtccaaaaagaaagagattcaACAAAGAGAAGATGCAGCACTGACTGCTGGTGCCATCTCTCCATTGCattatctctctctctctctctctcttgtctATTATTCTCTGCATCATTCACTCACTCATTCAGTCACTCAATATCTCTCAGTCACTAATTTTCACTCAACTCTGCCAGTGTGCATATACAAACAACACTTCCCCTTTCAGCTTGTTTTGTGCTTCTCTGGCTTGGGTAGTTACCTGGTTAGTTGATACTAGGGAAGGTGTCAATAGGGTGCTTGCCCTTCCTGCTGACCTGACCTGGGAAGAAGGATTGAGACGCGTGCCTGCCAAGTTGGCTGTGCCTTTTACTCTTGCCtttttaattatcttgtttttgttttgttcTTGCTGGATCCGTAAAAACCCCAGGctttttcccctttaggtaACCCTAGCTGGCCAAAACATCAAGTTCGCTCCTTCCCCgctcctcctctcctcctcttctttttcttcttctttttcttcacttcacctcctctctctctctctctctctctctctgtgtgtgtcTGTGTGTGCGATATCAATCACTGTGTCTCTTCCTGGCACATGCGCTGTATGTACATACCATTCCGTCCGCTCGCTTCAGGACCCGTCTATTGTTAGTTGCGTCGCCATGGCTGTCTCCGACGCCGTTACCTACATCATCAAGGAGACCCCCCTGCCTCCCGCCCCCGAGACACACGACATCTTCGACCCGTGCCAGTGGGCCACCCTGCTATCCATCGCAGACGCCATCATCCCCTCTATTCGTCGCAAGAGGGCTGCCGTCCCCGCCTGCCACCATGCCGTTGCCGATAAGGACTACGACGATGCGATCGCACTGCTCGTCGCTGGCTCAACCGACCCCGACCGTCTTGCCCTGGCCCAGAACTACCTCGAGGAAAACGCTGTCGCCATCCCCGCCTTCAAGGAGTCTCTTTGCCGCACCCTCGCCCTCTACGTTCCCCCGGAGGCCCGCAGCGCCCTCCTGAGGCTCCTCACCCTCCTCAACCACCGCGCCTTCTCCCTCCCCCTGACCGGCTCGACCGTCCCCTTTCGCCTGCAGCCCCTCCATGTCCGAGAGTCCGTCCTGCGCGCTTGGGAGACCTCTTACTTCCCCGCCCTGCGACGTGCGCACCGCTCCCTCGTCGCCCTCTGTCACAAGTCATGGACCTCCAGCAGCCCAACCCTGCCCAAGGTGCTGGGCCTGCCTCGTGTTCCCGTCCACGGAAAGACAGGCGAGGGCTACCCTTACACGTTCCTCCAGTTCCCCGCTGGCGACGCCAT
This window harbors:
- a CDS encoding uncharacterized protein (SECRETED:SignalP(1-21)~EggNog:ENOG410PKJ0~COG:S~TransMembrane:1 (n4-15c21/22o509-533i)~BUSCO:5697at33183); amino-acid sequence: MAPLSAAVVSIALGAAGLVSAQIFPDIVNVTMCNWNHFRVGVIRDTVYLDGGILWWAPGREDGSYGALERDKNVDGDVFTLSLSTPFDTTRTNLTSLFGRLKPFPGAGSSLARNYMDGAMFASENEFILYGGLVSRTNPNPLPYSDQILSYERYFWGREGVTTWRQGFVDSRTNNDVTRYITHGASVSVPSENRGYYFSGLRGEDWGEISIPSPKPDRAANTLISVDMTEWRGEQWTNNTKFNVTPRGKAELSWIPVSDAGVLIAVGGVPYPETSLRTPVPTQDQQRSNKVMGESFMKTVPVYDIDSGNWYTQNTTGNHPPARSDFCSVVASAKDGSSHNIYIYGGYGGSHRNETSSDDVYILSVPSFEWIKAPQGRSQHGRRGHQCVKPYPDKMLVIGGIFKDSSTCLDGGLIQVLNLNSVEFQNFYDPEDWEEYKVPEIVTSIIGGNADGDATMTEPRLGWEDEELGTIFRKKYPKPIKTYYPYRATGGPTETPGAAPSGGGGLPKWVGPVLGVVLGLILITGLVVAWLLWRRRKDRRYASSVGATSDNRKRIMRWIYGTGAPPGKNIDATTTTATDPGLPPEKHLSAQYSEAGNESVLTPHSRSAIVYSDLNEAASSPVHELQDNSNPALGATVIAPLELPTEYNESPISSRPRFPSDAESFLSPVSPEPGPVSPPVSPPPETTPRQPTHNRHNSSLSSTGFQATLNNTMTSDNNNHARVINEEDDMRRGHFVSGITEDFSSDSESRHEGEPEFKTW
- a CDS encoding uncharacterized protein (EggNog:ENOG410PHV6~COG:I) — translated: MPAGTNRSRVYVVGVGMTPFLKPNPARDYPPLGLEAGTKALLDAGITYDQVQQGYACYAFGDSTSGQRVFYQFGMTGIPIFNVNNACATGSSGLYLARQSLSLGAADVALVIGFEKMQAGRIKKAFLDRAIPQGLLAEKMFALNPNSEPGNMSLFGNAGLEYIEKYDAVPDDLNEIARINHAHSAQNPYSQFRTVYSLDQIKSSPSMYGPVTKLQCCPTSDGAAAAVVVSEAWLDKHPELKSKAVEIVGQSIVTDQSDTYGTSSMDLVGYQMSKRACREALVQANVSVSQVGVCELHDCFAANELITIDALGLCEPGKAGKFVREGNITHGGKVLVNPSGGLISKGHPLGATGLAQCTELVWQLRGWANNRLAPQTTVALQHNLGLGGAAVVTVYKRADGKQNDLRPNTEIAEASGLGYNPAIEAKQVTVAQVKKVLSSRHNSEWARVGGKGNDLQGPLLARM